The Komagataeibacter sp. FNDCF1 genome contains a region encoding:
- a CDS encoding LysR family transcriptional regulator: MFLKQLYYLREIDKFKSFSQAAAACNVSQPSLSRAIRVMKEELGVVIVDRKRKVFGLTPKGVQILRWGHEILRGVLEIQNVVSLSHQKLAGTIKIGVVPIAVHVIPLLMDLVKDHIGDFICDVLILSNAEIIEKLNIKQIDIGIMYCEECPKAPAFVMH; this comes from the coding sequence ATGTTTCTCAAGCAGTTGTACTATCTTCGGGAGATAGACAAATTCAAGAGCTTCTCGCAGGCGGCGGCTGCATGCAACGTATCGCAGCCATCCCTTTCACGTGCCATACGTGTCATGAAGGAAGAGCTTGGCGTTGTTATTGTCGACCGGAAGAGGAAAGTGTTTGGCCTGACGCCGAAAGGTGTCCAGATCCTCAGATGGGGACATGAAATTCTGCGAGGAGTTTTAGAAATCCAGAATGTCGTCTCCCTATCTCATCAGAAGCTGGCTGGTACAATTAAAATCGGCGTAGTTCCAATTGCAGTTCATGTCATTCCTCTTCTGATGGATCTTGTGAAGGATCATATCGGGGATTTCATCTGTGATGTTCTGATTCTGTCTAATGCCGAGATCATTGAAAAGCTGAATATAAAGCAGATAGATATCGGGATCATGTATTGTGAGGAGTGTCCCAAAGCCCCGGCCTTTGTCATGCATTAA
- the fdhD gene encoding formate dehydrogenase accessory sulfurtransferase FdhD, producing the protein MSTLFYSLDVSALSCPNENFSLNVAEEVPVSLLFNGIFPYGTMMMTPADLEDFAHGYCITEQIVGSVADIRSVNIVAAEDGLTLDIFIKGRALTRLMRRNVRMQTGHSSCGICGSETVPEYDAVAAAPLGEGPSLSVTAIRNALHELRKWQTLNAATRMVHAAAWANNNGNIHMIREDVGRHNALDKLIGVRASHPDVFHEGFCLLTSRYSFEMALKTVRAGIAVVVAISAPTYRAFRTAEKMNQTLIAIARQDEQTLFCGGRRLTGLYPTS; encoded by the coding sequence ATGTCCACTCTTTTTTACTCGCTAGATGTCAGTGCCCTGTCCTGTCCGAATGAGAACTTCAGCCTGAACGTGGCAGAAGAAGTACCGGTCAGCCTCCTGTTCAACGGGATCTTTCCGTATGGCACAATGATGATGACGCCTGCAGATCTGGAGGACTTCGCCCATGGATACTGTATAACCGAACAGATCGTCGGTTCAGTCGCAGATATTCGTTCGGTGAACATTGTAGCAGCCGAAGACGGTCTGACCCTTGATATTTTTATAAAGGGCAGGGCGCTGACGCGACTCATGCGCCGTAATGTCCGCATGCAGACAGGGCATTCGAGTTGTGGCATATGCGGCAGTGAGACTGTACCGGAATATGACGCTGTAGCAGCAGCCCCGTTGGGGGAGGGGCCATCCCTATCGGTAACAGCAATACGCAATGCATTGCATGAACTGCGGAAGTGGCAGACGCTGAACGCGGCGACACGGATGGTCCACGCCGCTGCATGGGCGAATAATAACGGCAATATTCACATGATCCGGGAGGACGTGGGCCGACATAATGCGCTTGATAAACTGATTGGTGTGCGTGCGAGCCACCCCGACGTTTTCCACGAGGGTTTCTGTCTGCTGACAAGCCGGTATTCGTTTGAGATGGCGCTCAAGACAGTGCGGGCCGGTATTGCCGTCGTGGTCGCGATTTCCGCCCCGACGTATCGCGCCTTCCGTACCGCTGAAAAGATGAACCAGACTCTAATTGCCATTGCGCGACAGGACGAGCAGACGCTGTTCTGCGGCGGCAGGCGTCTTACGGGATTGTATCCCACATCCTGA
- a CDS encoding molybdenum cofactor biosynthesis protein MoaE — protein MSDFIMADAPVDISALRRALMVPEAGGFCSFEGWVRETNEGQTVSGIDYNAFVPLALTEGQAIVQEVKQRFAICRATAMHRTGYLPVGETAVWIGVSAAHRDAAFSACRYIIDEIKQRVPIWKKEHYASGEVGWVPCHTL, from the coding sequence ATGAGCGACTTCATCATGGCGGATGCGCCGGTTGACATCAGCGCCCTGCGCAGGGCGCTGATGGTTCCTGAAGCAGGCGGATTCTGTTCTTTTGAGGGATGGGTCAGGGAGACAAACGAAGGTCAGACCGTGTCCGGCATCGATTACAATGCGTTCGTCCCACTGGCGCTGACGGAAGGGCAGGCCATCGTGCAGGAGGTGAAACAGCGTTTTGCCATCTGCCGTGCAACCGCCATGCATCGGACTGGGTACCTGCCGGTCGGTGAAACGGCAGTATGGATTGGTGTCTCCGCTGCCCATCGCGATGCGGCTTTTAGTGCCTGCCGTTACATCATTGATGAAATCAAGCAGCGCGTTCCGATCTGGAAAAAGGAGCATTATGCGAGCGGTGAGGTCGGATGGGTGCCGTGCCACACCCTCTGA
- a CDS encoding MoaD/ThiS family protein, with translation MPNIELQYFAQLQDEVGRAHERRHTSAPTAAALYDELRAAYGFALAPACMRVAINAAFAPWEQPLGEGDHVVFIPPVTGG, from the coding sequence ATGCCCAACATAGAGTTACAGTATTTCGCCCAGCTTCAGGATGAAGTCGGACGGGCACACGAAAGACGGCACACATCGGCCCCGACGGCCGCCGCACTGTATGATGAACTCCGTGCTGCATACGGCTTTGCGCTGGCGCCCGCCTGCATGCGTGTTGCGATCAACGCTGCCTTCGCCCCGTGGGAGCAGCCTCTGGGCGAAGGTGATCATGTTGTCTTCATACCACCGGTGACAGGCGGATGA
- a CDS encoding NTP transferase domain-containing protein: MRIPIFSGQQVMTALLYGLVLAGGESRRMGQDKAALSYAGRPQLARVFDQLERHVGRCFISIRSDQGHDPLRASYPCIMDGQETKDMLDGGPMVGVLSAHMAYPDVAWLVVACDLPMLDDMTLATLVQGRDADLAATAYLSESDGLPEPLCTIWEPATLAALYRQAARQKIRPRQMLTHSTVRLLEVKKTGALENVNAPDERDRVLKRLGCSDQEVKCPT; this comes from the coding sequence ATGCGCATCCCAATCTTCTCCGGCCAGCAGGTCATGACGGCATTACTGTATGGGCTGGTCCTGGCCGGTGGTGAAAGTCGCCGCATGGGGCAGGACAAGGCGGCCCTGTCCTATGCTGGCCGCCCGCAGCTTGCCCGTGTTTTTGACCAGCTTGAGCGGCATGTTGGGCGCTGTTTTATCTCGATACGGTCTGATCAGGGCCATGATCCGCTTCGGGCGTCCTATCCCTGTATCATGGACGGGCAGGAGACCAAGGACATGCTTGACGGCGGGCCAATGGTCGGCGTGCTGTCGGCTCATATGGCTTATCCGGATGTGGCATGGCTTGTTGTCGCCTGCGACCTGCCGATGCTGGATGATATGACGCTTGCAACCCTTGTTCAGGGACGCGACGCGGATCTGGCCGCCACGGCCTATCTGAGTGAGAGCGACGGATTGCCCGAGCCACTGTGTACGATATGGGAGCCCGCGACACTGGCCGCCCTGTACAGGCAGGCGGCAAGGCAGAAGATCCGGCCACGCCAGATGCTCACCCATTCAACGGTTCGTCTCCTCGAAGTAAAAAAAACAGGTGCGCTGGAAAACGTCAATGCACCTGATGAACGTGACCGGGTGTTGAAACGCCTTGGATGTTCTGATCAGGAAGTAAAATGCCCAACATAG
- the moaA gene encoding GTP 3',8-cyclase MoaA, which produces MDDDQNSRAARAVPPVDQLGRPLRDLRISVMDRCNFRCPYCMPEATYHEGFRFLGPKERLDFDEIERIARLAAELGVTKIRLTGGEPLLRPGLPDLVQRLSALPGIDDVALTTNGVLLPRFAPALRQAGLRRVTVSLDSLDPTVFAHMSGGRGDLPAVLEGVDAACTAGFEGGVKINTVVQRGVNDAGVPDILARFRNTGVTVRLIEYMDVGNRNGWERADVVPSGELRARIAARWPLEALPPRYHGEVARRYRYVDGAGEIGFVSSVSAPFCGACARARLSSDGKLYTCLFATTGTDLRTLLRGRASDAEADRQLRAALSRIWRHRTDRYSEERTRQPAFLVSGEKASRQEKIEMHYIGG; this is translated from the coding sequence ATGGATGACGATCAGAACAGCCGCGCGGCCCGCGCCGTGCCGCCTGTCGACCAGCTTGGCCGCCCGCTGCGTGACCTGCGTATTTCGGTCATGGACCGGTGTAATTTCCGGTGTCCCTACTGCATGCCCGAAGCGACCTATCACGAGGGCTTCCGGTTTCTTGGCCCGAAGGAACGGCTGGATTTTGACGAGATCGAACGGATCGCGCGGCTTGCCGCCGAACTGGGTGTGACCAAGATACGGCTGACCGGCGGGGAACCCCTCCTGCGGCCCGGTCTGCCTGATCTTGTGCAGCGCCTAAGCGCCCTGCCGGGCATTGACGATGTGGCGCTGACAACCAATGGCGTGCTGCTGCCGCGCTTCGCTCCAGCCTTGCGCCAGGCGGGGCTGCGGCGCGTGACGGTCAGCCTCGACAGTCTTGATCCTACCGTGTTCGCCCATATGAGCGGCGGCAGGGGTGATCTCCCTGCCGTGCTGGAGGGCGTCGATGCCGCATGTACCGCAGGCTTTGAAGGCGGCGTCAAGATCAACACCGTGGTTCAGCGGGGCGTGAATGATGCGGGCGTGCCGGATATTCTGGCACGCTTTCGCAATACGGGTGTAACGGTCCGGCTTATCGAATACATGGACGTGGGCAATCGTAACGGGTGGGAGCGTGCCGATGTCGTGCCCTCAGGCGAACTGCGCGCCCGCATTGCAGCACGCTGGCCCCTTGAAGCGCTGCCGCCCCGCTATCACGGTGAGGTGGCCCGGCGTTACCGCTATGTGGACGGGGCAGGGGAGATCGGGTTTGTCTCGTCCGTTAGCGCGCCATTCTGTGGTGCATGCGCGCGGGCGCGGCTGTCTTCTGACGGCAAGCTTTATACCTGTCTTTTCGCTACGACCGGCACGGATCTGCGCACGCTCCTGCGCGGGCGCGCCAGTGACGCGGAAGCTGACAGACAGTTGCGGGCAGCCCTGTCGCGGATCTGGCGCCACCGGACGGATCGCTACAGCGAGGAACGCACGCGTCAGCCGGCATTCTTGGTCAGCGGGGAAAAGGCATCCCGGCAGGAAAAAATCGAAATGCATTATATCGGGGGATGA
- a CDS encoding FdhF/YdeP family oxidoreductase: MSNEKTPEYKPYHHPAGGWGAAGATAKVLMEQSVLVKGSRGLLSMNQPGGFKCPSCAFPDPDHRKTLEFCENGAKALAHEATKGRVTREFFEKYTVTELMQKSDYWLEMQGRLTEPMRYDAESDRYVPVAWDDAFALIGQHLRALDSPHQAEFYTSGRTANETAFLYSIFVREFGTNNFPDCSNMCHEPTSRGLPPAIGIGKGTIVMGDFEHAEAIFVVGQNTGTNSPRMMTNLVEARKRGVPIVLINPMPERALIRFTEPQDILQMGTFGSTPISSEFVHVRIGGDLAIFKGMMKALFEAEARGENVLDLDFIHEHTAGIEALRDDVMGCSWADITRISGITEEQIRKIADIYMKSNATIICYGMGLTQHQEGSRLIQQVASLLLLRGNFGKPGAGIAPIRGHSNVQGDRTVGIDEKPTQAYLDRVRDVFGFEPPREHGHHVLEAVEAMEAGTAKVFFGMGGNFIRAVPDTDRSYAAMRNLNLTVGVATKLNRGHLVHGRDALILPVVARSEIIRTQAGEQFVTIEDAMANVTASRGVFEPVSEHVLPETEIVCRMAMATLPNSRTPWADYMVDYTLIRDRIADVYPEIYADFSERIKNPHGFHLDIPPRRRVWKTPNGKANFLVLPGLEVDVPVKDPAMLRLATIRSHDQYNTTIYSNSDRYRGVYNTRLVIFMNKEDMAERGLANGDVIGLETYSDDGVRRYVDGLNVLDYPMPRGAIAGYYPELNPLLPLNYFDEISGTPAAKSIPVKVVESVASAPHIRIAG; the protein is encoded by the coding sequence ATGAGCAACGAAAAAACGCCTGAATACAAACCCTATCATCATCCGGCAGGTGGGTGGGGGGCGGCCGGGGCCACCGCGAAAGTGCTGATGGAGCAGAGCGTGCTGGTCAAGGGATCGCGCGGGCTCTTGTCCATGAACCAACCGGGCGGTTTCAAATGCCCCAGCTGCGCATTTCCCGACCCCGATCATCGCAAGACGCTGGAATTCTGTGAAAACGGGGCCAAGGCGCTGGCGCATGAAGCCACAAAGGGACGTGTAACGCGGGAATTCTTTGAAAAATACACCGTCACCGAACTGATGCAGAAAAGCGATTACTGGCTGGAAATGCAGGGCCGCCTGACCGAGCCGATGCGCTACGATGCCGAAAGTGATCGCTACGTGCCCGTGGCATGGGATGACGCCTTTGCCCTGATCGGCCAGCACCTGCGTGCCCTCGACAGTCCGCACCAGGCCGAGTTCTACACATCCGGCCGCACGGCGAACGAGACCGCGTTCCTGTATTCAATCTTCGTGCGTGAGTTCGGCACCAACAATTTCCCCGACTGCTCGAACATGTGCCACGAGCCAACCAGCCGTGGCCTGCCGCCTGCCATCGGCATTGGCAAGGGCACGATCGTCATGGGCGATTTCGAGCATGCCGAAGCAATCTTCGTGGTGGGCCAGAATACCGGCACCAATTCGCCGCGCATGATGACCAACCTGGTGGAAGCCCGCAAGCGCGGCGTACCGATCGTGCTGATCAACCCGATGCCCGAGCGGGCGCTGATCCGCTTTACCGAGCCGCAGGACATCTTGCAGATGGGCACGTTCGGCTCGACCCCGATTTCCAGTGAATTCGTGCATGTGCGCATCGGTGGCGATCTTGCCATCTTCAAGGGCATGATGAAGGCGCTTTTTGAGGCCGAGGCGCGCGGCGAGAACGTGCTGGACCTTGACTTCATCCACGAACACACCGCAGGCATCGAAGCCCTGCGTGATGATGTCATGGGTTGTAGCTGGGCGGACATCACCCGCATCTCGGGCATAACCGAGGAGCAGATCCGCAAGATCGCGGATATTTACATGAAATCCAATGCCACGATCATCTGTTATGGCATGGGGCTTACGCAGCATCAGGAAGGATCGCGCCTGATCCAGCAGGTGGCCAGCCTGCTGCTGCTGCGCGGCAATTTTGGCAAGCCCGGCGCCGGTATCGCGCCGATCCGTGGCCATTCCAACGTGCAGGGCGACCGCACGGTGGGCATTGATGAAAAACCGACCCAGGCCTATCTGGACCGCGTGCGGGATGTCTTCGGCTTTGAACCACCGCGCGAGCATGGGCACCACGTGCTGGAAGCGGTCGAGGCGATGGAAGCGGGCACCGCCAAGGTATTTTTTGGCATGGGGGGCAATTTCATCCGCGCCGTGCCCGATACGGACCGCTCCTACGCCGCCATGCGCAACCTCAACCTGACGGTGGGCGTGGCGACAAAACTGAACCGGGGGCATCTGGTGCATGGCAGGGACGCGCTCATCCTGCCGGTTGTCGCCCGCTCGGAAATCATCCGCACGCAGGCAGGCGAGCAGTTCGTGACCATTGAGGATGCGATGGCGAATGTCACGGCATCGCGTGGCGTATTCGAACCCGTGAGCGAACACGTACTGCCAGAGACCGAGATCGTGTGCCGCATGGCTATGGCAACGCTGCCCAACTCCCGCACGCCGTGGGCGGATTATATGGTCGACTACACGCTGATCCGGGACAGGATTGCCGACGTCTATCCTGAAATCTATGCGGATTTTTCCGAAAGGATCAAGAACCCGCATGGCTTCCACCTCGACATTCCACCCCGTCGCCGCGTGTGGAAGACGCCTAATGGCAAGGCGAATTTCCTCGTGCTGCCGGGGCTGGAAGTCGATGTGCCGGTCAAGGACCCGGCCATGCTGCGTCTGGCCACCATCCGTTCGCACGATCAGTACAATACGACCATCTACAGCAACAGTGACCGTTACCGCGGCGTGTACAACACCCGCCTCGTCATCTTCATGAATAAAGAGGACATGGCAGAACGCGGTCTGGCGAATGGTGATGTGATCGGGCTGGAAACCTATAGCGACGACGGGGTCAGGCGCTATGTCGATGGCCTGAACGTGCTCGACTACCCCATGCCGCGCGGTGCCATTGCCGGATACTACCCGGAACTGAACCCGTTGCTGCCGCTGAACTATTTTGACGAGATCAGTGGAACGCCCGCAGCGAAATCCATTCCGGTCAAGGTTGTGGAAAGTGTTGCATCCGCACCGCACATCCGGATTGCGGGCTGA
- a CDS encoding nitrate reductase associated protein, with amino-acid sequence MLFDFERDFAGSLRCIPMIARQKLDIVGIKLSLRQWSRFTREERGQLADLPCETAPEQAAYRILVAHLIATRSDEPLRQLATRGLEAWRDADHMPDAVRTQAQADGIAPPTPAQWAALQPLQRFALVKLARSKHENENFVPAMREFGLLQHHAGVLHDAGAHTRLPN; translated from the coding sequence ATGCTTTTTGACTTTGAACGTGACTTCGCAGGCTCCCTGCGGTGCATTCCAATGATCGCGCGCCAGAAGCTTGATATTGTCGGCATCAAACTAAGCCTGCGCCAGTGGAGCCGCTTTACACGCGAGGAAAGGGGTCAGCTTGCCGACCTGCCGTGCGAGACCGCGCCCGAACAGGCCGCCTACCGCATACTGGTCGCCCACCTGATCGCAACCCGCAGCGACGAACCGCTGCGCCAGCTTGCAACCCGTGGGCTGGAAGCCTGGCGCGATGCGGACCACATGCCCGATGCGGTCAGGACCCAGGCGCAGGCTGATGGCATAGCGCCCCCAACGCCTGCGCAATGGGCCGCCCTGCAGCCGCTCCAGCGATTTGCGCTGGTCAAGCTGGCCCGCTCAAAGCATGAAAATGAAAACTTCGTGCCCGCCATGCGGGAATTCGGCCTGCTGCAACACCATGCCGGGGTGCTACATGATGCGGGTGCCCACACACGCCTGCCCAACTGA
- the cydB gene encoding cytochrome d ubiquinol oxidase subunit II: MMDFAYWLPIVWAVILVAAISIYVVLDGFDLGIGMLFALERHPERRDVMVNTIAPVWDGNETWMVLGGAVLYGVFPGAYATLLPAFYLPIVLMLLALIFRGVAFEFRVMTRSTGREGMWNAGFMAGSAIAAFCQGAILGGVVQGIRVVDGAFAGGPLDWLTPFSILCGLSVMCGYALLGATWLIWRTTGVLEASCRRWAARLAVGLFIGIVAVSLWTPLLHAPYLRRWTDWPNIAFVAPVPVLVVVLGALFVMGLRRGHTKGPFLCALGWFFLCLSGLGITVWPYAVPPGLTLWDVSSPPSSQFFQLIGTAILLPIILTYTIYSYHVFRGKVTETDGYH; encoded by the coding sequence ATGATGGACTTCGCATACTGGCTGCCCATCGTGTGGGCCGTCATTCTGGTGGCTGCCATTTCGATCTATGTGGTGCTTGACGGCTTTGACCTTGGCATCGGCATGCTGTTCGCGCTTGAACGCCACCCGGAGCGTCGGGATGTGATGGTCAACACCATCGCCCCCGTCTGGGATGGCAACGAGACGTGGATGGTACTGGGCGGGGCGGTGCTGTACGGCGTCTTTCCCGGTGCCTACGCCACCCTGCTGCCCGCCTTCTACCTGCCGATCGTGCTGATGCTGCTGGCCCTGATCTTTCGCGGCGTGGCGTTTGAGTTCCGGGTCATGACACGCAGCACGGGACGGGAAGGGATGTGGAATGCTGGCTTCATGGCTGGCTCCGCCATCGCCGCCTTCTGCCAGGGCGCGATCCTGGGCGGGGTGGTGCAGGGGATCAGGGTTGTGGATGGCGCCTTTGCCGGTGGCCCGCTCGATTGGCTGACCCCGTTCAGCATCCTGTGTGGCCTGTCCGTCATGTGCGGTTACGCCCTGCTGGGGGCAACGTGGCTGATCTGGCGCACCACTGGCGTGCTGGAAGCATCATGCCGCCGCTGGGCTGCCCGGCTGGCCGTGGGCCTGTTCATCGGCATCGTGGCGGTCAGCCTGTGGACACCGCTGCTGCATGCCCCCTACCTGCGCCGCTGGACCGACTGGCCGAACATCGCGTTCGTCGCCCCCGTGCCGGTGCTTGTGGTGGTGCTGGGTGCCCTGTTTGTGATGGGGCTGCGCAGGGGGCACACGAAGGGGCCGTTCCTGTGCGCGCTGGGCTGGTTCTTCCTGTGCCTGTCCGGGCTGGGGATTACGGTATGGCCCTATGCCGTGCCGCCGGGCCTGACGCTGTGGGATGTGTCCTCCCCGCCATCGAGCCAGTTCTTCCAGCTAATCGGCACCGCCATCCTGCTACCGATCATCCTGACCTACACGATCTATTCCTACCATGTCTTTCGCGGAAAGGTGACGGAAACCGATGGGTATCACTGA
- a CDS encoding cytochrome ubiquinol oxidase subunit I, which translates to MQYAHDPALLLARFQFAFTVGVHIIFPAFSIGLAAYLAVLEGLWLRTGRSVFLDLYRYWIKVFSIVFGMGVVSGLVMSYEFGTNWSIFSKKAGPITGVLLSYEVMTAFFLEAGFLGVMLFGMNKVGRKLHFAATCCVSVGTLISMTWILSSNSWMQTPRGYTIDPTTGRFMPADWLAIIFNPSFPFRLVHMGLAAFLSVAFIVGATGAWHMLRARKAGKISSEPVRVMFSMAMWMAAIVAPLQILAGDAHGLNTLKYQPAKIAAMEGDWVSEDHAPELLFGIPNMKTEHTDYAVKLPLAGSLILTHRLNGKVPGMKDFPRDQRPPSPVIFFSFRIMVALGMLMMLVGLWSLWLRRNSTLFTNPLFHRVALCMAPAGFLALLCGWITTEVGRQPWTVYGLLRTSDSVSPVALSSLAFSMTAFVVVYVLVFGSGMGILVRMLGRAPQEGEHDTPPSHASGILATSMHPGVIDPSAGKGA; encoded by the coding sequence ATGCAGTACGCACATGATCCAGCACTCCTTCTGGCGCGCTTTCAGTTCGCCTTTACCGTAGGCGTCCATATCATTTTTCCGGCCTTTTCAATCGGGCTGGCGGCTTATCTGGCTGTTCTGGAGGGGCTGTGGCTCAGGACCGGACGATCCGTATTCCTTGACCTGTACCGGTACTGGATCAAGGTATTCTCCATTGTCTTTGGCATGGGCGTCGTCTCGGGACTGGTCATGTCGTATGAGTTTGGCACCAACTGGTCGATCTTTTCCAAAAAAGCCGGGCCGATTACCGGCGTGCTGCTGTCCTATGAGGTCATGACCGCCTTTTTCCTCGAGGCAGGCTTCCTCGGCGTCATGCTGTTCGGCATGAACAAGGTGGGGCGCAAACTGCATTTTGCAGCCACATGCTGCGTATCGGTCGGCACCCTGATTTCCATGACATGGATCCTGTCCTCCAATTCATGGATGCAGACCCCGCGTGGTTACACCATTGACCCGACCACCGGGCGCTTCATGCCCGCTGACTGGCTGGCCATTATCTTCAACCCGTCCTTTCCGTTCCGCCTGGTGCATATGGGTCTGGCGGCGTTCCTGTCGGTTGCCTTCATCGTGGGGGCCACGGGGGCGTGGCATATGCTCAGGGCCCGCAAGGCCGGAAAGATCTCCAGCGAGCCGGTGCGGGTCATGTTCTCCATGGCCATGTGGATGGCGGCGATCGTAGCCCCCCTCCAGATCCTTGCTGGCGACGCGCATGGCCTGAACACGCTCAAATACCAGCCCGCCAAGATTGCTGCGATGGAAGGGGACTGGGTCTCGGAAGATCATGCGCCCGAACTGCTGTTCGGCATTCCCAACATGAAGACTGAGCATACGGATTATGCTGTCAAACTGCCGCTGGCCGGATCGCTGATCCTGACGCACCGCCTGAACGGCAAGGTGCCGGGCATGAAGGACTTTCCGCGTGACCAGCGGCCGCCTTCACCGGTCATTTTCTTCTCCTTCCGCATCATGGTGGCCCTTGGCATGCTGATGATGCTGGTGGGGCTGTGGTCGCTGTGGTTGCGGCGCAACAGCACCCTGTTTACCAATCCGCTCTTCCACCGTGTCGCACTCTGCATGGCACCTGCGGGCTTCCTGGCCCTGTTGTGTGGCTGGATCACGACCGAAGTGGGGCGCCAGCCATGGACGGTCTATGGCCTGCTGCGCACGTCTGACAGCGTATCGCCCGTTGCCCTGTCTTCCCTGGCGTTTTCAATGACGGCGTTCGTGGTGGTCTATGTGCTCGTGTTCGGGTCCGGGATGGGCATTCTGGTGCGCATGCTGGGCCGTGCGCCGCAGGAGGGTGAGCACGATACCCCGCCATCTCACGCATCCGGGATTCTGGCCACCAGCATGCATCCAGGCGTGATTGACCCCTCTGCTGGCAAAGGAGCCTGA
- a CDS encoding cupin domain-containing protein: protein MDSLVIDPRNDVRDTVAQGQFYEYSKAANPIRPTLTPRVPYHFFSPSLYADGESRIVPLDLSTALKCPGPATGPGLLASFVRINAGDTIEMEPNATSIVFYVIRGQGRAVNGDVAFEWNHGDFFAVPAIDGATLTASSDAALYAVHDAPLLTYLGVRVDTARFRPVLFRSADANRELDRVRRSPAAAERSRISVLLAAEEFPLTRTVTHTLWAMYGTIGAGTEQKPHRHQSIALDYIVECEPGCYSLVGTELDENGQIKDPTRVDWESGCVFVTPPGYWHAHFNESGAEARLIPIQDAGLQTYLRTLDIRFA from the coding sequence ATGGATAGTCTGGTGATTGATCCCAGGAACGACGTGCGTGACACCGTCGCCCAGGGGCAGTTCTATGAGTATAGCAAGGCCGCCAATCCGATCCGGCCGACCTTGACGCCGCGTGTCCCCTACCACTTCTTTTCTCCATCGCTGTATGCGGACGGAGAAAGTCGGATCGTTCCTCTTGATCTGAGCACAGCTTTGAAGTGTCCGGGTCCGGCAACAGGTCCCGGCTTGCTGGCAAGCTTTGTCCGCATCAACGCAGGCGATACGATCGAAATGGAGCCGAATGCGACATCGATCGTGTTCTATGTCATCCGTGGCCAGGGGCGCGCCGTCAACGGCGATGTTGCGTTCGAGTGGAACCATGGCGACTTCTTCGCTGTTCCCGCCATTGACGGCGCCACGCTTACGGCCTCGTCTGACGCTGCGCTTTATGCAGTACACGATGCGCCGCTGCTGACCTATCTTGGTGTGCGCGTTGATACGGCCCGGTTCCGCCCTGTTCTGTTTCGATCCGCGGATGCGAACCGGGAACTTGACCGGGTGAGGCGCTCACCAGCAGCTGCGGAGCGGAGCCGTATCAGCGTTCTGCTGGCTGCCGAAGAGTTTCCGTTGACGCGGACTGTTACGCATACCCTTTGGGCGATGTATGGGACGATTGGTGCGGGTACCGAACAGAAGCCGCACCGCCATCAGTCCATTGCTTTGGATTATATCGTCGAGTGCGAGCCGGGCTGCTATTCCCTGGTTGGCACCGAACTCGACGAAAACGGCCAGATCAAGGACCCCACGCGGGTAGACTGGGAATCAGGATGCGTTTTTGTGACCCCGCCGGGCTACTGGCATGCGCACTTCAATGAGTCCGGTGCTGAGGCCCGACTGATCCCGATACAGGACGCCGGCCTGCAGACGTATCTCCGCACGTTGGATATTCGGTTCGCCTGA